Part of the Oncorhynchus masou masou isolate Uvic2021 chromosome 18, UVic_Omas_1.1, whole genome shotgun sequence genome, CTCAGTGATGTCTTGCATCAAGTCATCTACTTTGTCTATGTCCCTAACAGAACCGGACAGGGGAACAGAGAGATTTGAATAAATACAAGAGCTGTATGACTGCACCTGACCAAAGCTAATAAACAAGTAGTGTGCCCTTGCTTACATGTTTTCATGGGCAGCCTTCATTGCCTTGGCGGCAAAGCCCATGTTTTTGAGCACTTCAGTATTGGTATTGGCATTTTCCAGTGCCTCCCTCTGGAACTCGATGGTGGACAATGTGCCATCGATCTGGGTAAGCTGGTTCTCGTACCGCTTCTTCCTTTTCAAGGCCTGCAGGGCCGCTGTGCGTAGTGAAAGGGGAATTGAAGTGattagtgggttcgattcccggaaACATGGACAGCGTTTCTGAATCCCCAGGACTATCATGTGAGTAAATACATAACCtctaactacactgaacaaaaatattaaatgcaacatgtaaagtgttggtcccatgttctatgagctgaaataaaagatccccagAAATGTTCAAAATGCAAAAACAGctctctctcaaatgttgtgcacaaatttgtttacatccctctcAGTGAGCATATCTCAtttgacaagataatccatccatctgacaggtatgcaatataaagaagctgattaaacagcatgatcctcACACAGGTGCACCTGTGTTGGGGAAAATGttccactaaaatgtgcagttttgtcacaacaatgacacagatgtctcaagttgagggagtgtgcaattggcatgctgaccacaggaatgtccaccagagctgttgccagagaatttaaatgttaatttctctaccataagcaatCTTCTAcattcaaccggcctcacaaccgcagaccacattcaaccggcctcacaaccgcagaccacgtgtatggtgtgTCGGCAAGTGGTTTgatgatgtcaatgttgtgaacagagtgccccatggtggcggttgggttatggtatgggcaggcttaAGCTACGTACAACAAATATAATGGCAatttaatgcacagagatactgtgacaagatcctgaggcccactgtcgcgccattcatccaccgccatcacctcatgttccagcatgataatgcatgccCCCATGTCGCAAGGAGCTTTACAAAAAtcctggaagttgaaaatgtcccaggcctgcatactcagcagacatgtcaccccattgagcacgtttgggatgctctgggtccatgtgtatgacagcgtgtttaAGTTCCCACcagtatccagcaacttcgcacagccttTGAAAACGAGTGGaacaactctatgcaaaggagatgtgtctcgCTACATGatacaaatggtggtcacacaccagatactgactggttttctgatccatgcccctacttaTTTTTATGGTATGTGACCAACAGCTGCATAGagtcacgtgaaatccatagattagtgcctcTTATTTattttgactgatttccttatgaactgtaacaccGTTAAAATTGCtatatgttgcatttatatattggACCATTATATTATGTCATATCTATGTTTAAGTCATTCATAGACGCTAACTGCATTTAGCGCCTATTAAAGATAGTATATTCTGGCCGGGAGAACGTTAAAACGCATCGCTTGCGGTACGGTTTTGGAAACAATTTTTAAAAATACTGTAAATCGCAACGGTGTTAACCTGTTAAATTCGCCTCGAAACAGAACATGTAAGGTCCTTGGACTATAAGGACTAACATCAGGCTCCTTTAGTCCGTTATTGGGCTACGCTAGCCTGTCATGAACACTACTCAATACTTGGGTGTATTCCTCTGCTCAGGCGTTGCTGACGCCTGCCAGATGTTACAacacctggataggtattttatgtATCAGCTAACCCCATCCAATATTAGGGCACTCTGCCAGTCGATAACACACTCAATGACGTCGCACGCAACCACTGGTTAAGGCATGCAACGTCTAAACAGGGGAACGCAACCAATGACAGGAGTCACTTGGAGCCTCTCTGTTGGCACTCAGTATTAGGTTactatcctggaaggatattgacctcatcccatcagtagaggatgcctggttgtgttttaaaagtaatttcctcaccatcttaaattagcatgcccctttcaaaaaatgtagaactaagaacagatacagcccttggttcactccagacctgactgcccttgaccagcacaaaaacatcctgtggcgtactgcactagcatcgaatagtccccgcgatatgcaacttttcagtgaagtcaggaaccaatacacagtcagttaggaaagcaaaggctagctttttcaaacagaaatgtgcatcctgtagctcgaactcaaatgttttgggacactaaagtccatggagaataaaagcacctcctcccagctgcccactgcagaGGTTAGGAAACACTTACCACCactctctacggctggccatgctctACTCCTGGCTACcgcaaccccggccaacagctcccgcaccccccgcagctacttgacCAAGCcgccccagcttctccttcacccaaatagctgatgttctgaaagaactgcaaaacctggacccgtacaaatcagctgggctaaaaTTCtcccgccattgttgcaacccctattactagtctattcaacctctctgttcaacctctccccctcttcaaagggggtgacacttgacccaaactgttacagacctttTTCCATCCTGCACTGCCTTTCTAAAGttagccaagttaacaaacagatcactgaccatttagaatctcaccgtaccttctccgctgtgcaatccggtttccgagctggtcacgggtgcacctcagccacgctcaaggtactaaacgatatcataaccgccatcgataaaagacagtactgtgcagccgtcttcatcgacctggccaaggctttcgactctgtcaatcaccatttTCTTATTGGCAGagtcaacagccttggtttctcaaatgactgcctcacctggttcatcaactacttcttagttagagttcagtgtgtcaaatcggagggcctgttgtccggacctctggcagtctctatggggggtaccacagggttcaattctcgggccgacttttctctgtgtgtgagtaatatttgatatatatacacacacatacatacatacacgttgctcttgctgcgggtgattccttgatccacctctacacagacgacaccattctgtatacatctggcccttctttggacactgtgctaacaaacctccaaaacgagcttcaatgccatacaacactccttctgtggcctccaactgctcttaaatgctagtaaaactaaatgcatgctcttcaaccaatcgctgcccgcacccgcccgcacgactagcatcactactctagacggttctgacagaatatgtggacaactacaaatacctaggtgtctggctagactgtgaactctccttccagactcatattaagcaacTCATTAAGCAACTTAAatatagaatcggcttcctatttcgcaacaaagcctccttcactcacgctgccaaacataccctcgtaaaactgactatcctaccgatcctcgacttcagcgatgtcatttacaaaatagcctccaacactctactaagcaaactggatgcagtctcacagtgccatccgttttgtcaccaaagcctcataccacccaccactgcaacctgtatgctctcgtcgctacatattcgtcaccaaacccactggctccaggtcatctataagtctttgataGGTAAAGCTCtgtcttatctcagttcactggtcaccatagcaacacccacccgtagcacacgctccagcaggtatatctcacttgtcaaaaaccaacacctcatttggccacctttccttacagttttctgctgccaatgactggaacgaattacaaaaatggctgaagttggagacatatctccctcactaactttaagcatcagctatctgagcagcttaccgatcgctgtacacagcccatctgtaaatagcccatccaactacctacctcatccccatattgtttttaatttacttttttttgctcttttgcacacaagtatttctacttgcatatctatcactccagtgttaatttgctaaattgtaattacctcgctactatggcctatttattgctttttctattgtgttattgactgtacgcttgtttattccatgtgtaactctgttgtttgtcgcactgctttgctttatcttggccaggtcgcagttgtaaatgagaacttgttctcacctggcctatctggttaaataaaggtgaaataaaaatcacTACAGGCCATGTAACTTTGTTTAGTcataaaataaaggtgaaaaaataaacaAGCAGTAACTTAGTACCTAAGAGTCTAGTGTCAATTTTAACTGCAAcgtttgtatttttgtttgtATTTAAATTTTATGCACTTTGAGATTATTCTGTATAATGAAAAGCGCTTTACAAATGGAATACATTTTTAAGTAGATACTGTGTCAATGGAAGGGTGGCCCCTTCCCTTCTCTTGACAAACAGGCAAATTCATGACTCACACAAAATCCCCTAACTTGTTGATGGTGTAGCCAGAGTTTTGAtagcagtcactaacacagaACGCACCTATACACGGGGATAATGTAATTTAGCTGTTCTAACACAGTTGTGGAAACGAGATAGGGCGAGCCTGGCAACCTGACATTCAGTGACAGCCGTGGCCGCTCGGAAAGTTAGCTGATTTGACTAGTTAGCCAGCTCGTTGCTAACGTTAACATACAGGCGAACTTTAAGTAGCTAGCTTCATTAGCTAGCCAAGTTAGACAACCATCGTGAATATGTATATGTTATGTTAGTTGGCGACTCACCTCGTTTGTTTTTTGTGCCGTTTTTCTTTGCAGTTATGAGTTCCTGGTCAATCTTTTTCTCTAGAAAGTCCTGTTTCTTCGCTAACATCTGCTCTGTGTCTCGGAGTTTCTGAATCGCATCTTGTGGACTCGGCCCTTTCCCTCCTTTCCCCCCACCGCCGAACAGCTTCCCAAACACGGACATTCTGGGATCTAAACTATATGGAAATAATGTCCTTTTAAAACGTTTCAGACTAACTACAGTCTATGGTGTCACTCTTCTCGCCGATTGTTTTTCCTACTTCCTGGTTAAGGCTGTATGACGTAATATTATTCCCTAGTGGGTGGTATTCCATGGGGCTCCACCTGCTGGATAAGAAGtgtaataatattttttttgtcaattaacaGACGCTCCTaaccagagcaatttacaggagtAAGTAGGGTTAAGTGCCCTCATcaagatttttcacctagtcggctcaagGATTCAAACCTGCAACCACTTGGTTACTGGCCCCAcgctcttaacctctaggctacctgtcgcccttataataataataataataatatatacattttatattGGACTTTTCACAGTTGTGTAGAGTAGTTAAGTAGAacttaaaagtatttttacttacgTAGAtatttgggggtatctgtactttactaattATATTTGTGACAACGTTTACTCCACtgtattcctaaagaaaataatgtactaaTTACTCCTTTTCCATGACAGCCAAAAggactcgttacattttgaatgattaGCAGGAAGGGAAATGTGTgtaattcacgcacttatcaagagaacatccctggtcatccctactgcctctgatctggtggactgaCTAACATGTAGAATCTCTCCAAGTCGCTTGTGTTGTTCTGATAGGCAGTTCGGAAAAGTAGTGTATTGAGCGGAGGGAGCACTGATGGTGTATCTGATAGATGGGCCCTGGAGcagtcacaggagg contains:
- the LOC135504602 gene encoding charged multivesicular body protein 4c-like; protein product: MSVFGKLFGGGGKGGKGPSPQDAIQKLRDTEQMLAKKQDFLEKKIDQELITAKKNGTKNKRAALQALKRKKRYENQLTQIDGTLSTIEFQREALENANTNTEVLKNMGFAAKAMKAAHENMDIDKVDDLMQDITEQQELAQEISDAISKPVGFGEEFDEDELLAELDELEQEELDKNLLEIGGTEDAHLPNVPSTSLPSRPAKEDEDEDDMDDLQRWAMEAM